The Gadus macrocephalus chromosome 3, ASM3116895v1 DNA segment GAGACCGGTAGCAGAGGAACAGAGAAACATCCAAGCGGGCAACGACGTCAGCTGAGCAGGTAGGAGGTACGGAACgtcagaaaggacaaaaacAACCACATTGTTTGCCTTAGTCTCGTGATTAcagtgatgtgatgtgatgtgaatcATTATTTGTTAAGGTAGTATGTTAGAGTTGCAGTAAGACtaaatacatatattaataACCCATGTATTGAATAATTCGTGTCACAGTCTCATCATGTTGAATTTAATACAAAGGCATATAGTGATTCTTTAAATTACTAATGCAATTCAAATGTTAAATTGCACTTACAGTTTTCCATTGAAGTACATGAATgattaaaaggaaaaaaaacaatcagaaGTATACGGAAGaacctttctttataggtccatgggaAGAACAGCGAAATCACTGCGTGGCTACAGTGTAACTCCTTGGATTCACTGCAGGCGGCGGTAGCGGGGAAATGTTTAAGGTGGAACAGGCGCAAACGAGACCTGTACAATAGTAAATAAAGATGCATAAAGaaaccagtaggtggcggtaatgcGCATGTTTGTTTGCCAACCGCCAATAAAACCAAatagaagaagtagaagaagaacgAGACCTGTTTCCGGTTTCCGGTTATACCGCAGTGCGTTCAAGAGGTGAGTTATTATTGTGTTATTTTATGAACTTATTTGTGATACCTTCTTTATATTGCATTGTTATGGTAAGATTGATCGAGGCATTTTACATAATCCCGTTTATATGATCCACTTCTATTGGAAAAAAATGTGATGTGTTGAGAATTAAAAAGATAGAACTTAATGTGTGTCAAGTGAGCTAACCGCTGCTAGGCTAACACTGAATGAATGGGCAACGCCACCTCTCCGTTGGTTTTTAATGGTTTCACTACTCTATACAGTTGCCCTTTTATTACATGTTTGACACGAAATGTTTCGGGTTTTATTATGTTATTCAAGAAGTTTAAATTTTAGGCTCGGATAGTCCAGAACTGGTCAGAATAAGTATTTCTATAGTACTGTACATGAATATGACTGTCTCCAGAGACCAGCCACCATGGATATCCGACCAAACCACACGATTTATATCAACAATATGAACGACAAAGTCAACAAGGATGGTGAGTTTCTTCATACTTTTTGCATAACATTGTCACCTCAAACAAGAGGATGTTCGAATTAACCCCCTCACGTCTTTGTATTGTTAACGGGTTAATGAATGTGATGTCTGCTCTTTGTCCATCCAATACTGGAGAGCGGATTCTCAACCTGTTCTTTTTATCGTTCTTCAGAGCTGAAGCGGTCGCTCTACGCCCTGTTTTCTCAGTTCGGTCAGATCGTCGACATCGTTGCAATGAAGACGTCCAAGATGCGCGGCCAGGCCTTTGTTGTGTTCAAAGAGCTGGCCGCCTCGACCAACGCCCTGCGACAACTACAGGGCTTCCCCTTCTACAACAAACCCATGGTGAGGTCCGACCCCAACCGGTTTACAATGACGCCTCAGGctgaccacacacatacacacacacacacacacacacactggagtgaTTTATAATCACGAAACCATCTTCAGGATGGTCACTAAACCCCACTATGTCAGATCATTTTGGCATACATGCTTGAGAGACTGGTAACACCACAATGATCACGGCTATAGAAGCGATAGCTACACAAACGCCACAGCGCAAACTGTTGACCTGTCTCATTACCTGGTTAGACAGGCCGTTGACCAGTCTCACTACCTGGTTAGCCAGGCTGTTACCATGTCTCACTATCTGGTTAGATAGATATGTTACAATGTCTCACTACCTGGTGGTTAGCCAGGCTGTTACCATGTCTCACTACCTGGTGAGACGGGCTGTTGAGCTGTCTCACTGCCTGGTTGGACAAGCCGTTGACCTGTCTCACTACACAGGGTATGATAGCCTGATCCAATGATCCTGATTGTCTGTAATAGTGAAAGATAGTTTGCAACTCCACACCGGGCTGATCCTTGGTTTCTGATCCCAGCAATAAAGGCTATTATGGAGTTTGGTTTCTTACACTGTCCccgtccctctctgctcccagcGCATCCAGTATGCCAAGACCGACTCGGAGGTGATCGCAAAGATGAGGGGAACGTACGGAGACAAGGACAAGAAGaaggacaagaagaagaagggccCTGAGGTGCTGACCAGCCTAGCCAAGAAGCCAGGGCCAGTGGTGAGTCCTCAGACCCACTGATCAGACATCGAAGAGACCCAATGACGCCCCTTTTGTTTCAATGGGTTTGAATTTGCTCTCTCAACTAGTGGGAAAGCAAACTACTGAGAACACGCACTGTTGATTCCTAATGTAGGATCTTGTCTTCAGAGAAATGAGCTGTCTGTGTCAATGAAACGTTAGCACTCAGACCACATACCAAGCCCAACAACGGCATACTATGTAATGCCGTTAGATGTATATATAAGCAGTGCACTT contains these protein-coding regions:
- the snrpb2 gene encoding U2 small nuclear ribonucleoprotein B'', with the protein product MDIRPNHTIYINNMNDKVNKDELKRSLYALFSQFGQIVDIVAMKTSKMRGQAFVVFKELAASTNALRQLQGFPFYNKPMRIQYAKTDSEVIAKMRGTYGDKDKKKDKKKKGPEVLTSLAKKPGPVALTPQTNSPAAPVPDNPPNYILFLSNLPEETNEMMLSMLFNQFPGFKEVRLVPGKHDIAFVEFEGEALAGVAKDALQGFRITATCAMKITYAKK